A single region of the Clostridia bacterium genome encodes:
- a CDS encoding glycosyltransferase has translation MPKFSVIVPVYNIEKYLPSCIDSVLSQSFYDYELILIDDGSTDSSGLICDSY, from the coding sequence ATGCCCAAATTTAGCGTTATTGTTCCTGTTTATAATATAGAAAAATATTTGCCATCATGTATTGACAGCGTTTTAAGTCAATCTTTTTATGATTATGAATTAATACTAATCGATGACGGCTCGACCGACAGCTCCGGCCTAATCTGCGATAGTTACG